In Oikeobacillus pervagus, a genomic segment contains:
- a CDS encoding TetR/AcrR family transcriptional regulator codes for MRKEAEVRKNEILDAADELFRQKGFDGTSTNDILEKVGIARGTLYHHFKSKEDIMDALIERYSARLLGAAQEIAADKSISVVERIIGVVMALNISGGNSEEIMEHIHKPQNALMHQKIQKVIINGVPPILTEIIREGIEQGMFNTPFPYECMEMVVIYATTIFDNDMVTMTNEELFSRMVAFICNVERLLGAESGSLMDTLKMFGMKDGSNNE; via the coding sequence ATGAGAAAAGAAGCTGAAGTACGTAAGAACGAAATTCTTGACGCGGCAGATGAACTTTTCCGTCAGAAGGGATTTGACGGGACAAGTACAAACGATATTCTCGAAAAGGTCGGTATTGCGCGTGGAACATTGTATCATCATTTCAAATCGAAGGAGGATATTATGGATGCGCTGATTGAGCGGTACAGTGCCCGTCTTTTGGGAGCGGCTCAGGAAATCGCTGCAGACAAGAGCATTTCTGTAGTCGAGCGCATTATCGGCGTTGTTATGGCACTGAACATAAGTGGCGGAAACAGCGAGGAAATTATGGAGCACATTCATAAGCCGCAGAACGCACTTATGCATCAAAAAATACAAAAAGTTATCATCAATGGTGTTCCACCGATATTAACGGAAATCATTCGCGAGGGTATTGAGCAGGGAATGTTCAACACACCATTTCCGTATGAGTGCATGGAAATGGTTGTAATCTATGCGACTACCATTTTTGATAATGATATGGTTACAATGACGAACGAGGAGCTCTTTTCACGAATGGTTGCCTTTATCTGCAATGTAGAAAGGCTACTTGGTGCAGAAAGTGGAAGTCTAATGGACACTTTAAAAATGTTTGGTATGAAAGACGGTAGCAACAATGAATAA